From Mya arenaria isolate MELC-2E11 chromosome 12, ASM2691426v1, the proteins below share one genomic window:
- the LOC128210494 gene encoding zinc finger MYM-type protein 1-like, giving the protein MRSPSLANNIYVSGKFRRIQTHWFNDYFWLRYSQSACGVYCAPCYLFAGSVTRLLVSSVAIDPSNLGKTLSSHAKSELHVNSLEAAENFRSIMSGEQKDIVASMSSSYNVLVERNRQILHAIVETIILCGRQNLSLRGHRDEDRGNFKALLEYQAKHNAILKDHLENGDPRTKYTSNKIQNEIIDICGDQIKSKIVESCNSVPFFGFIDEATDASTMEQMALCLRYYETSSRSVTENFIGFAECWSTTGESLSEAFLFHLRNSGVNMDKLRGQGYDGASNMSREFRGVQARIRYNHPKALYTHCRALCLNLAICHASEEPIVRNMMQTVQEVAFCLNYSAKRLLRYKNALENDAENREAMERRTKLQSLTFVRNEVGGKI; this is encoded by the exons atgcgATCACCAAGCCTCGCAAAcaacat ATATGTCAGTGGTAAGTTCCGGAGAATCCAAACACATTGGTTTAATGACTACTTCTGGCTTCGTTATTCGCAATCGGCCTGCGGCGTCTACTGTGCCCCATGCTACCTGTTTGCAGGAAGTGTTACGAGATTGTTGGTGTCATCTGTGGCCATCGACCCTAGCAACCTTGGGAAAACACTGTCCAGTCATGCGAAATCTGAACTACATGTCAACTCTTTGGAGGCTGCGGAGAACTTCAGGAGCATAATGTCTGGTGAACAAAAAGACATTGTAGCGTCAATGTCATCGTCGTACAATGTCCTAGTGGAAAGGAACCGGCAAATATTACACGCAATTGtagaaacaataatattatgtgGAAGACAAAATCTGTCATTGAGGGGACATCGTGATGAAGATCGCGGAAATTTCAAGGCACTGCTGGAATATCAAGCGAAGCATAATGCTATTCTTAAGGACCATCTCGAAAACGGCGACCCAAGGACGAAGTATACCTCCAATAAGATTCAAAATGAGATAATCGACATATGTGGTGACCAgataaaatctaaaatagtCGAAAGTTGTAACAGTGTTCCATTTTTTGGCTTCATTGACGAGGCAACGGACGCATCAACGATGGAGCAGATGGCCCTTTGTCTGCGATATTATGAGACAAGCTCAAGATCTGTGACCGAGAATTTCATTGGTTTTGCCGAATGCTGGTCGACTACAGGGGAATCATTGTCTGAGGCCTTCCTGTTCCATTTGAGAAACTCCGGTGTAAACATGGACAAGCTTCGAGGCCAAGGCTACGATGGTGCATCCAATATGTCCAGGGAATTCCGGGGTGTGCAGGCCCGAATTAGATATAATCATCCCAAAGCATTATATACACACTGTAGAGCTCTTTGTTTGAACTTAGCCATATGTCATGCGTCAGAAGAACCAATCGTTCGCAATATGATGCAGACGGTTCAAGAAGTAGCATTTTGCCTCAATTACTCTGCAAAGCGGCTTCTTCGATACAAGAATGCTCTTGAAAACGACGCCGAAAATCGCGAGGCAATGGAACGTAGAACAAAACTTCAGTCATTGACATTTGTGCGAAACGAGGTGGGCGGCAAGATCTGA
- the LOC128211185 gene encoding LDL receptor repeat-containing protein egg-1-like produces MELSMKLALVILLVAMVSVSARHKPRIWNRVRYNGLLKCDFQKGVSSSKCISASQVCDGIPHCTDGADELNCSPAPTCPLLPTCPQQTTCPPPTSCPPPTACPTTIMEMSTTSMDMTTTDGET; encoded by the exons ATGGAATTGTCAATGAAACTG GCCTTGGTTATTCTGTTAGTTGCGATGGTGTCGGTTAGTGCACGTCACAAGCCGAGGATATGGAACAGAGTCAGATATAACG GACTACTCAAGTGCGACTTTCAGAAAGGAGTCAGTTCGTCTAAATGTATCTCGGCATCGCAAGTTTGTGATGGTATACCCCACTGTACCGACGGTGCGGATGAGCTGAACTGTTCGCCAG CACCGACCTGTCCACTACTACCAACTTGTCCGCAACAAACAACATGCCCGCCGCCAACATCGTGTCCGCCACCTACCGCTTGCCCGACGACTATCATGGAGATGTCAACGACTTCAATGGATATGACAACGACTGATGGGGAGACATAA